In Legionella beliardensis, the following are encoded in one genomic region:
- the phbB gene encoding acetoacetyl-CoA reductase, whose translation MQNKQVILITGGTGDIGTAIAKQLAPLYGSIIALDVVADNKGEIWQEELNKQGFSHLHFKHMDVTNFAECEEVIKTIINEFGRVDVLINNAGITRDAVFHKMTKQQWDEVLRVNLDGMFNVTRQVVETMREQKSGRIVNISSVNAQKGQFSQANYAASKAGIYGFTKSLAQELMACNITVNSISPGYVNTRLMQGIRPDILDTIINLIPAKRLAEPEEVAWAVEFLINEKSRYITGANLSINGGLHMY comes from the coding sequence ATGCAAAATAAACAAGTTATATTAATTACTGGTGGAACTGGTGATATTGGGACTGCGATTGCTAAACAACTAGCTCCTTTATATGGCTCCATCATTGCGCTTGATGTCGTTGCTGATAATAAAGGAGAAATTTGGCAGGAAGAATTAAATAAACAGGGTTTTAGCCATTTGCATTTTAAACATATGGACGTAACTAATTTTGCTGAATGTGAAGAAGTAATTAAGACTATTATTAATGAATTTGGCCGAGTAGATGTACTAATTAATAATGCTGGGATTACGCGTGATGCCGTTTTCCATAAAATGACTAAACAACAATGGGATGAAGTCCTTCGGGTTAATTTAGACGGTATGTTTAATGTAACACGGCAAGTAGTAGAAACTATGCGTGAGCAAAAAAGTGGCCGTATTGTTAATATATCCTCAGTAAATGCGCAAAAAGGGCAATTTTCACAAGCTAATTATGCAGCATCAAAAGCGGGCATTTATGGGTTTACTAAAAGCTTGGCGCAAGAATTAATGGCATGCAATATTACGGTAAATAGTATTTCACCGGGCTATGTTAATACACGATTAATGCAAGGGATTAGGCCTGATATTTTAGATACCATTATTAATTTAATTCCTGCTAAACGCTTAGCAGAGCCTGAAGAAGTTGCTTGGGCAGTAGAATTTTTAATTAATGAAAAAAGTCGCTACATTACCGGAGCAAATTTAAGTATTAACGGTGGATTACACATGTATTAA
- the smc gene encoding chromosome segregation protein SMC translates to MHLKQLKLTGFKSFVDSTAISFPSQLVAVVGPNGCGKSNIIDAVKWVLGESSAKNLRGESLTDVIFNGSTSRKAVGQASVELMFDNSMGRLGGQYSHYQEIAIKRLVTRDGDSFYFLNGTRCRRRDITDLFLGTGAGARGYAIIGQGTVSKLVEAQPEELRAYLEEAAGISKYKERRRETVVRINHARDNLVRVTDIREELSKQLQRLEKQAKAAIHYQELKSLEHSYKAEILALRWQHLNQEQLQLEQHLNHLLLEYEQHQASLAEASSQNTSTRIHMEQAQDTLQVLQEQFYQLTAEIARLEEQIQRQHQEKQRLLDEKQQIQIQQWELENQLKQDNELLRDYESTVSKIQADLAKSQNQALLKQQAYQTVQQEKSLWQTKFAQIQQKLAQAEQEVQVQLVHKQHINRQQQDLQLRLEKARGLLIALDEDMAVIDLSQQVANLTALESKKEQQENEYQALFLNLNEARQLLTQTETNLHKAQDEVQQLTTAHAALIAMLTAALEVHYPASTTMQPRLLEVLVVDKEWQYACEMVLKDYLHATVIESVDSVLSASLQSFDMPQCFAVSDISSSKKKSYPCLAEKMTGKIPYFLPNLYHIFTAATLAEACMWLPYINDDESIITPDGCWIAKGWVRIAGKAREDSFSLISKHEELSQLEKALKQAQEALIMLQQKRDELYVNLKEYEDKAIRSRDVLTSIQEEERAAKAQEEAMLVSLSQLSLKKEDVFAECEQLESDLINLAEQHFIMEQALAAALSLKQQFKQEQEQSSSDKHHFDTAFYAAQIELDEARSLVHQLELEKERKQLIQKQTAATILSDELKLRTLDKRLKEIDEQLVVITVPNAALEENLIKKLTNQKELEQHLIMMRENLSVLKKECDVQEAKIKAEDKQIKILQEKIQQLQLQLQTFRVQIGNLLEILNEQGFQAQTLLSKIAPGITILEREQRIEEIVEKINTLGAINLAAIEEYENESQRKSYLDGQYEDLTNALAMLEAAIEKLDKETRARFKQTFDEINATFQSLFPRLFGGGRANLELTGDNLLDAGVLVMAQPPGKRNNTIHLLSGGEKAMTAVALIFAIFQLNPSPFCMLDEVDAPLDDVNVSRFCDLVKEMSQVVQFLFITHNKVTMELANHLIGVTMREPGVSRIVTVDVEDALAITEA, encoded by the coding sequence ATGCATTTAAAACAATTAAAATTAACTGGATTTAAATCATTTGTTGATTCGACGGCCATTTCTTTTCCTAGCCAATTAGTTGCAGTCGTTGGGCCTAATGGTTGTGGTAAATCAAATATCATTGATGCAGTAAAATGGGTACTAGGAGAAAGTTCTGCTAAAAACTTACGTGGCGAATCCTTAACTGATGTTATTTTTAATGGTTCAACTAGCCGCAAAGCAGTAGGGCAAGCCTCAGTGGAGTTAATGTTTGATAACTCAATGGGTCGTTTGGGTGGGCAGTATAGTCATTATCAAGAAATTGCTATTAAACGTTTGGTTACCCGCGATGGCGATTCTTTTTATTTTTTAAATGGAACCCGGTGTAGGCGACGTGATATTACTGATCTTTTTTTAGGAACAGGCGCAGGAGCCCGTGGTTATGCCATTATTGGCCAGGGGACGGTCTCTAAATTAGTTGAAGCGCAGCCAGAGGAATTACGCGCTTATTTAGAGGAAGCAGCAGGGATTTCTAAATATAAAGAAAGAAGGCGTGAGACTGTGGTGCGTATTAATCATGCGCGCGACAACTTAGTGCGGGTAACTGATATTAGAGAGGAACTCTCCAAACAGCTACAGCGACTGGAAAAGCAAGCAAAAGCAGCAATACATTATCAAGAGCTTAAGAGTTTAGAGCATAGCTATAAAGCAGAGATCTTGGCACTTAGATGGCAACATCTAAATCAAGAGCAGCTGCAATTAGAGCAGCATCTCAATCATTTATTACTAGAGTATGAGCAACATCAAGCAAGTCTCGCCGAGGCCTCTAGTCAAAATACATCGACCCGCATCCATATGGAACAAGCCCAAGATACGTTGCAAGTATTGCAAGAGCAGTTTTATCAATTAACCGCCGAAATTGCCCGCCTAGAGGAACAGATTCAACGGCAACATCAAGAAAAGCAACGATTATTAGATGAAAAACAGCAAATTCAAATCCAGCAGTGGGAACTAGAGAATCAACTAAAACAGGATAATGAATTACTAAGAGACTATGAGTCCACGGTCAGCAAAATTCAGGCTGATTTAGCAAAATCTCAAAACCAAGCGCTACTAAAGCAGCAAGCTTATCAAACGGTGCAACAAGAAAAGTCACTTTGGCAAACAAAATTTGCTCAAATACAGCAGAAATTAGCGCAAGCAGAGCAGGAAGTACAAGTACAACTTGTACACAAACAACATATAAATCGTCAGCAGCAAGACTTGCAATTGCGGCTTGAAAAAGCTAGAGGACTCCTCATAGCCCTTGACGAAGACATGGCAGTGATTGATTTATCGCAACAAGTGGCTAATTTAACTGCTTTAGAAAGTAAAAAAGAGCAGCAAGAAAACGAGTATCAAGCGTTATTTTTAAACTTAAATGAAGCACGGCAATTGTTAACCCAAACAGAAACAAATTTACATAAAGCGCAGGATGAAGTGCAACAATTAACTACCGCACATGCTGCCCTAATAGCCATGTTAACAGCAGCGCTAGAAGTACATTACCCTGCCTCCACAACAATGCAGCCACGGCTTTTAGAAGTGCTAGTAGTCGACAAAGAATGGCAATATGCTTGCGAAATGGTTTTAAAAGACTACCTACATGCGACTGTTATAGAATCAGTCGATAGTGTTTTAAGCGCTAGTTTGCAATCTTTTGATATGCCCCAGTGTTTTGCAGTCTCTGATATATCTTCTTCCAAGAAAAAGTCCTATCCATGCTTAGCAGAAAAAATGACTGGTAAAATTCCTTATTTCCTACCTAACTTGTATCACATATTTACGGCGGCGACCCTGGCAGAGGCTTGCATGTGGCTGCCTTATATTAATGACGATGAATCCATAATTACACCCGATGGTTGTTGGATTGCTAAAGGGTGGGTAAGGATTGCAGGAAAGGCTCGGGAAGATTCGTTTAGTTTAATAAGTAAGCATGAAGAGTTAAGTCAATTAGAAAAAGCGCTTAAACAAGCTCAGGAAGCGCTAATAATGTTGCAGCAAAAACGTGATGAGCTTTATGTCAATTTAAAAGAGTATGAAGATAAGGCTATTCGTTCTAGAGATGTGTTAACTAGTATTCAGGAAGAAGAACGGGCTGCTAAAGCACAAGAAGAAGCGATGTTGGTGTCGCTAAGTCAACTCTCTCTTAAAAAAGAGGATGTTTTTGCTGAGTGTGAGCAATTAGAAAGCGACTTAATTAATCTAGCCGAACAACACTTTATCATGGAGCAAGCCCTTGCGGCGGCTTTATCACTAAAACAACAATTTAAACAAGAGCAAGAGCAATCTTCTAGCGATAAACATCACTTTGACACAGCGTTTTATGCAGCTCAAATTGAGCTTGATGAAGCGCGCTCTTTAGTGCATCAATTAGAATTAGAAAAAGAGCGTAAGCAATTAATACAGAAACAAACAGCAGCAACTATTCTCAGTGATGAACTTAAATTACGTACTTTAGATAAGCGCCTTAAAGAGATTGACGAGCAATTAGTAGTCATTACAGTTCCTAATGCAGCTTTAGAAGAAAATTTAATAAAGAAATTAACAAACCAGAAAGAGCTTGAGCAGCATCTAATCATGATGCGGGAAAACTTAAGTGTTTTAAAGAAAGAATGTGATGTACAAGAAGCCAAAATTAAAGCAGAAGATAAGCAAATTAAAATTTTACAAGAAAAAATTCAACAACTACAGCTACAACTACAGACATTTCGAGTGCAAATCGGTAATCTATTAGAGATATTAAATGAACAAGGTTTTCAAGCGCAAACACTACTTAGTAAAATCGCACCTGGGATAACCATCTTAGAGCGTGAACAGCGCATTGAAGAAATTGTTGAAAAAATAAATACTCTAGGTGCAATTAATCTTGCAGCCATTGAAGAATATGAAAATGAATCCCAAAGAAAAAGCTATTTAGATGGGCAATATGAGGATTTAACTAATGCTTTAGCCATGTTAGAGGCTGCGATTGAAAAATTAGATAAGGAAACAAGGGCTCGTTTTAAGCAGACCTTTGATGAAATCAATGCGACATTTCAATCACTTTTTCCACGTCTATTTGGTGGAGGGCGGGCTAATTTAGAGTTAACTGGTGATAATTTGTTAGACGCGGGTGTTTTAGTGATGGCTCAGCCGCCAGGTAAGCGTAATAATACCATTCATTTGCTCTCTGGTGGGGAAAAAGCAATGACAGCCGTTGCTTTGATATTTGCAATTTTTCAGCTAAACCCTTCACCTTTCTGCATGTTAGATGAAGTAGATGCACCTTTGGACGATGTAAATGTGAGTCGTTTTTGTGATTTGGTAAAAGAAATGTCACAAGTAGTGCAATTTTTATTTATCACGCATAACAAAGTAACGATGGAATTAGCGAATCATTTAATTGGTGTAACAATGCGTGAGCCTGGTGTATCCCGCATTGTTACAGTTGACGTTGAAGATGCCTTAGCAATAACTGAGGCTTAA
- the msrA gene encoding peptide-methionine (S)-S-oxide reductase MsrA yields the protein MRLVLLLLIINSNPLFAKTAEAIFAGGCFWCMEADFEKLDGVLETISGYDGGTTPNPTYASVASGKTNYTESVRIIYDPRKLTYQQLVDYFWHHIDPTVKEAQFCDQGHHYRTAIFYLNEEQKNIALASKQRLQKKFPIIYTEIIPSTQFYAAEEYHQNYYKNNPLRYKFYRYRCGRDQRINEVWKE from the coding sequence ATGCGCCTTGTTCTTTTATTATTAATTATTAATAGTAACCCTTTGTTTGCTAAAACAGCCGAAGCTATTTTTGCAGGTGGTTGTTTTTGGTGCATGGAAGCTGATTTTGAAAAATTAGATGGCGTATTAGAAACAATTTCTGGGTATGATGGTGGGACAACGCCTAATCCAACTTACGCGAGCGTAGCTTCTGGTAAAACAAACTATACTGAATCGGTAAGAATTATTTATGACCCACGTAAATTAACTTATCAGCAATTAGTTGATTATTTCTGGCACCATATTGACCCAACGGTAAAAGAGGCGCAGTTTTGCGATCAAGGGCACCACTATCGCACCGCAATTTTTTATTTAAATGAAGAGCAAAAAAATATTGCATTAGCAAGCAAACAAAGGCTACAAAAAAAATTTCCCATTATTTATACAGAAATTATTCCTTCAACCCAATTCTATGCTGCCGAAGAATATCACCAAAATTATTATAAAAATAATCCCTTACGCTATAAATTTTATCGCTATCGTTGTGGCCGCGATCAGCGAATAAATGAGGTTTGGAAGGAATAG
- a CDS encoding DesA family fatty acid desaturase, producing MMFGILNLSFWGYVIATIILTQITIAGVTIYLHRHQTHRALTLHPIVSHFFRFWLWLTTGMVTAEWVAIHRKHHATTDVEGDPHSPKVLGIKKVFWEGAELYRQAANDKEMVAKYAHGTPNDWIERRVYSRYSSKGILLMLLLDLLFFGIPGITIWAIQMMWIPLHAAGVVNGIGHYWGYRNFECPDAATNIFPWGFWIGGEELHNNHHTFASSAKFSIKWWELDIGWLYIRCLSWLGLAKVKKLPPKLATDKGKLHVDLDTVKAVISNRFQVMSFYYKFVVRPTLKMEKKLVADDKAKRKLFQRAGRLLRLQDSLLSPGAKARLHTLLSQREHLRVVYSYRQSLQNIWLKTASSQKELVDALQQWCKQAEESGLEVLQQFAQQIKNFVPKPVKV from the coding sequence ATGATGTTTGGAATATTAAATCTTTCCTTTTGGGGTTATGTTATTGCAACAATAATACTAACCCAAATTACTATTGCTGGTGTGACCATTTATCTGCACCGGCATCAAACGCATAGGGCTTTAACGCTGCATCCAATTGTTAGCCATTTTTTTCGCTTTTGGCTCTGGCTAACGACTGGGATGGTAACAGCTGAGTGGGTAGCCATTCACCGCAAGCACCATGCTACGACGGATGTTGAAGGTGATCCCCATAGTCCTAAAGTCTTAGGTATTAAAAAAGTATTTTGGGAAGGTGCTGAGCTTTATCGGCAAGCTGCTAATGATAAAGAAATGGTTGCCAAATATGCGCATGGTACCCCAAATGATTGGATAGAGCGTCGTGTTTATAGTCGCTACTCATCCAAAGGTATTTTACTAATGCTGCTGTTAGACTTGCTATTTTTTGGTATACCTGGGATTACCATTTGGGCTATTCAAATGATGTGGATTCCACTTCATGCTGCGGGGGTAGTCAATGGGATAGGGCACTATTGGGGTTATCGAAATTTCGAATGCCCAGATGCTGCAACTAATATTTTTCCATGGGGTTTTTGGATAGGCGGTGAGGAATTACATAATAATCATCACACCTTTGCTTCATCTGCTAAATTTTCAATCAAATGGTGGGAGCTTGATATAGGATGGCTATATATACGTTGCTTATCTTGGCTAGGGTTAGCAAAAGTTAAGAAACTGCCACCAAAATTAGCGACTGATAAAGGGAAGTTGCATGTTGATTTAGATACAGTGAAAGCTGTTATTAGTAATCGCTTTCAGGTGATGTCTTTTTATTACAAGTTTGTTGTTCGGCCTACGTTAAAAATGGAGAAAAAATTAGTTGCCGATGATAAGGCAAAGCGCAAATTATTTCAGCGCGCCGGTCGCCTACTACGTTTACAAGATAGTTTGTTATCGCCAGGTGCAAAGGCTAGATTACACACTTTACTGTCACAACGAGAGCATTTACGAGTAGTTTACTCTTATAGGCAATCTTTACAAAATATTTGGCTAAAGACCGCCTCTTCACAAAAAGAATTAGTAGACGCTTTACAGCAATGGTGTAAACAAGCTGAAGAATCTGGCTTGGAAGTTTTACAGCAATTTGCTCAGCAAATCAAAAATTTTGTACCAAAACCTGTAAAAGTTTAA
- a CDS encoding phasin family protein, whose amino-acid sequence MNHAYFERWTELAKKAQEPIQAMTELNVKTLQSINYLKPEELAKIKKPEEFLEKQIGLAVANGHKALDYMQKSFEIFEKAMLSAVQEVKKADNRTDR is encoded by the coding sequence ATGAACCACGCATATTTTGAACGATGGACTGAGTTAGCAAAAAAAGCTCAGGAACCTATACAAGCTATGACTGAATTAAATGTTAAGACTCTACAAAGTATTAACTATTTAAAGCCAGAAGAATTAGCAAAAATTAAAAAGCCTGAAGAGTTTTTAGAAAAGCAAATAGGGCTTGCTGTTGCTAATGGCCATAAAGCTTTAGACTACATGCAAAAATCATTTGAGATTTTTGAAAAAGCTATGCTTTCAGCCGTTCAAGAAGTAAAAAAAGCAGACAATAGAACCGACAGATAA
- a CDS encoding polyhydroxyalkanoate synthesis regulator DNA-binding domain-containing protein yields the protein MVRLIKKYKNRRLYDTEKSQYITVDELQGYVVNGIAFRVEDSSTNNDITSATLLQILVEMETTTSQFLSADMLRQLIILARHPMSQAYKKILEQLFVSFENSSEKNPYLQDYQQAAQQWQHQFGELFNQWQSLFKNKS from the coding sequence ATAGTGAGATTAATAAAAAAATACAAAAATCGGCGTCTATATGATACTGAAAAAAGTCAATATATTACCGTTGACGAGCTGCAAGGCTATGTTGTTAATGGAATTGCTTTTCGAGTGGAAGACAGTAGTACAAATAATGATATAACCAGTGCAACCTTATTACAAATTCTTGTTGAGATGGAAACGACTACTAGCCAGTTTCTTTCAGCTGATATGCTAAGGCAATTGATAATATTAGCGCGTCATCCAATGAGCCAGGCTTATAAGAAAATTTTAGAGCAGTTATTTGTTTCTTTTGAAAATTCTTCAGAAAAGAATCCATATTTACAAGATTATCAACAAGCGGCACAACAGTGGCAACACCAATTTGGTGAGTTATTTAATCAATGGCAGTCTTTATTTAAAAATAAGAGTTAA
- the mutM gene encoding bifunctional DNA-formamidopyrimidine glycosylase/DNA-(apurinic or apyrimidinic site) lyase, with product MPELPEVETTRLAISPYLIGQTIKNVTIRQSNLRLPVSPELKYKCIGQKIEAVSRRSKYLIIQLATGYILIHLGMSGHLRLANSEANPEKHDHIDLKLENGLLMRYSDPRRFGLWLYLADDPNQHRLLNHLGPEPLTEAFNADYLFKRARGKKQSIKSFIMNNDVVVGIGNIYATESLYLAGIHPLQPAGALTINQLTMLVTFSKEVLQQAISLGGTTLRDFYSVDGKPGYFVNQLRVYGRTNQPCSRCNERIKAVKIAGRTSTFCPKCQPLDALLRE from the coding sequence ATGCCTGAATTACCTGAAGTTGAAACAACAAGATTGGCAATTAGCCCTTATCTTATTGGCCAAACAATTAAAAATGTTACCATTAGACAGTCTAATTTACGTTTACCTGTGTCTCCTGAACTTAAGTATAAGTGTATAGGGCAAAAAATAGAAGCAGTGTCACGGCGCTCTAAATACTTAATCATTCAGCTTGCAACCGGTTACATACTCATTCATTTAGGCATGTCAGGCCACTTACGCTTGGCAAATTCAGAGGCAAATCCTGAAAAACATGATCATATTGATCTTAAGTTAGAAAATGGCCTATTAATGCGCTACTCTGATCCGCGTCGCTTTGGACTTTGGCTTTATTTAGCAGACGATCCTAATCAACATCGGTTATTAAATCATTTAGGTCCTGAACCTTTAACTGAAGCATTTAACGCAGACTATCTGTTTAAACGCGCTCGAGGTAAAAAGCAAAGCATCAAGTCATTTATAATGAATAATGACGTTGTAGTCGGTATCGGCAATATTTATGCAACTGAAAGCCTTTATCTAGCCGGCATTCATCCATTGCAGCCAGCAGGGGCTCTAACTATCAATCAATTAACAATGCTAGTGACATTTAGTAAAGAAGTATTACAGCAAGCGATTAGCTTAGGTGGAACGACGTTGCGTGATTTCTACTCTGTTGATGGCAAGCCAGGTTATTTTGTCAATCAATTACGGGTTTATGGCCGCACAAATCAACCTTGCTCGCGCTGTAATGAGAGAATTAAAGCGGTAAAAATTGCTGGTCGAACATCAACCTTTTGCCCAAAATGTCAACCTTTAGATGCATTGTTGCGTGAATAA
- a CDS encoding DUF1415 domain-containing protein — protein MLDSNLITQQTKNWILSFIIPLQICPFASYVIDNQTIQFNVSNALTLEDALADLNREIDYLNHHQAIETSLVIFPNLFAEFFTYLDFIDLAEEQIIAANYEGIYQFATFHPNYCFADATGPEDVANYTNRSPHPMVHILREDSVEKAIAFYGNTEQIPANNIALLHSLGLEKIKALLSKVM, from the coding sequence ATGCTCGATTCTAATCTAATTACTCAGCAAACCAAAAACTGGATTCTATCTTTTATTATTCCTTTACAAATTTGTCCGTTTGCTAGCTATGTTATTGACAATCAAACGATACAATTTAATGTGAGTAACGCATTAACTTTAGAGGATGCTTTAGCTGATTTAAATCGTGAAATAGATTATTTAAATCATCACCAAGCTATCGAAACCTCGTTGGTTATTTTTCCTAATTTATTTGCAGAATTTTTTACATATTTAGACTTTATTGATCTTGCTGAAGAACAAATCATAGCAGCTAATTATGAAGGAATTTATCAATTCGCTACCTTTCACCCTAATTACTGTTTTGCTGATGCTACAGGCCCAGAAGATGTTGCTAATTATACAAATCGTTCTCCTCACCCCATGGTACATATTTTACGTGAGGATAGTGTAGAAAAAGCCATTGCTTTTTATGGTAATACCGAACAGATACCAGCGAATAATATTGCCCTTTTACATAGTTTAGGTTTAGAAAAAATAAAAGCTCTTCTTTCTAAAGTAATGTGA
- a CDS encoding PHA/PHB synthase family protein — MTNDTELSQLMQSVAEKSMQLIASLQNQPPRLPLWINRFIDLTSDFQALVATIFKNPEKIWQAQIAYWQDAVGLAQEQFSYWLEGKPMPIEDKRFSSDEWVNNPFFNLLSQQYLLASEHFNALLEHLDYGDKQLAKRVQFFSRQYLDAISPANFIHTNPQLMAETLQSHGKNLLRGLQNLLTDLESGSSRLIIKMTDTDAFKIGKNIATTPGKVIFRNEMMELIQYTPSTEKTYTVPLMMIPPWINKYYILDLSEHNSLIGWLVKQGITVFVISWVNPDATYADKGIYSYLNGGPMTAIEVIKQQLNVKRVNTLGFCIGGTLLACLLAYYKAHNKNSIRSATFLASMIDFSDPGDISVFIDEHQIRHLEEQMKLKGYLDGRFMANTFNSLRANDLVWSFFIKNYLQGKDPVPFDILYWNADATNMPAKMHSQYLRWMYLHNNLIKPGKIKLNHTPLDVRQIDLPTFFISTKKDHIAPWKTTYIGFQAVKGEKHFLLGGSGHIAGIINPPSTGKYNYYWNPSTNQSAEEWLNQAVEHPGSWWPVWLKWLKKKSGTKKPVPAINKLPFKPLMDAPGTYVFQTTSRPDVEKEKKSTSK, encoded by the coding sequence ATGACCAACGATACTGAATTAAGTCAACTAATGCAGTCTGTTGCTGAAAAAAGCATGCAACTAATCGCAAGCTTGCAAAATCAACCACCAAGGCTTCCGCTATGGATTAATCGGTTTATTGATCTTACCAGCGATTTTCAAGCGCTCGTTGCCACCATATTTAAAAACCCGGAAAAAATATGGCAAGCACAAATTGCTTATTGGCAAGATGCAGTAGGCCTTGCACAAGAGCAATTTTCATATTGGCTGGAAGGCAAGCCTATGCCAATTGAAGATAAACGATTTAGCAGTGATGAATGGGTTAATAATCCTTTCTTTAATTTATTAAGCCAGCAATATTTATTGGCAAGCGAGCACTTCAATGCTCTTCTTGAGCACCTTGATTATGGTGATAAACAATTAGCAAAACGGGTACAATTTTTTAGCAGGCAGTACTTAGATGCTATATCGCCAGCCAATTTTATTCATACAAATCCGCAATTAATGGCAGAAACATTGCAAAGTCACGGTAAAAACTTATTACGCGGTTTACAGAATTTGCTAACTGATTTGGAATCCGGTTCCTCGCGTTTAATTATTAAAATGACAGACACAGATGCTTTTAAAATCGGTAAAAATATAGCAACAACGCCAGGTAAGGTGATTTTTCGTAATGAAATGATGGAATTAATTCAATATACGCCCAGTACGGAAAAAACGTATACCGTTCCATTAATGATGATTCCACCCTGGATTAACAAATATTACATTCTTGACTTAAGTGAGCATAATTCGCTAATAGGCTGGCTAGTTAAACAAGGTATTACAGTATTTGTTATTTCTTGGGTTAATCCTGATGCAACTTATGCTGATAAAGGAATTTATAGCTATTTAAACGGCGGCCCAATGACGGCCATTGAAGTGATTAAGCAACAATTAAATGTAAAACGGGTTAATACGCTTGGTTTTTGTATAGGCGGTACCCTACTCGCGTGCTTACTTGCTTATTATAAGGCACATAATAAAAATTCTATACGTAGTGCAACATTTCTAGCTTCCATGATTGATTTTAGCGATCCAGGCGATATTTCGGTTTTTATTGATGAACACCAAATCAGGCATCTAGAAGAACAGATGAAATTGAAAGGTTATCTAGATGGCCGATTCATGGCTAACACGTTTAACTCACTACGAGCAAACGATTTAGTATGGTCATTCTTTATAAAAAACTATCTACAAGGTAAAGATCCGGTGCCTTTTGACATCCTTTATTGGAATGCCGATGCAACCAATATGCCGGCTAAAATGCATTCTCAATACTTACGTTGGATGTACTTGCATAATAATTTAATCAAACCTGGAAAAATTAAATTAAACCATACACCGCTAGATGTTAGACAAATTGATCTACCAACCTTTTTTATTTCGACTAAGAAAGATCATATTGCTCCTTGGAAAACCACTTATATTGGCTTTCAAGCGGTAAAAGGGGAAAAGCATTTTTTATTAGGAGGCTCAGGACATATTGCTGGTATCATTAACCCACCTAGTACCGGAAAATACAATTATTATTGGAATCCTAGTACTAATCAATCTGCTGAGGAATGGCTAAACCAGGCCGTTGAACACCCGGGCTCCTGGTGGCCCGTTTGGCTTAAGTGGCTAAAAAAGAAATCTGGCACTAAAAAACCTGTTCCTGCAATTAATAAGCTTCCCTTTAAACCGTTAATGGACGCGCCAGGTACGTATGTTTTTCAAACAACATCACGGCCAGATGTTGAGAAAGAAAAAAAATCTACTAGCAAGTAG
- the phbB gene encoding acetoacetyl-CoA reductase, with product MDRRIAVVTGGTGGIGSAICQRLAKDYQVIACYFKDGKHDEAKQWQKAQQEAGFNIDIVYGDICQFSDCEKLTALVIERYGHIDVLVNNAGITVDCSLKKMSPEQWQQVVDANLTSVFNMTRNIIPHMIEQNYGRVINISSINGRKGQFGQCNYAATKAALFGFSKSLALEVASKGITVNTISPGYIETSMLTSMKDDVLKSIIANIPIGRLGKPSEVANAVAFFAAAEASFITGANLDINGGQYM from the coding sequence ATGGACAGAAGGATAGCTGTCGTTACAGGCGGTACAGGTGGTATTGGCTCAGCAATTTGTCAACGATTGGCAAAAGATTATCAAGTCATTGCTTGTTACTTTAAAGATGGCAAGCATGATGAGGCTAAGCAATGGCAAAAAGCTCAGCAAGAAGCTGGGTTTAATATCGATATTGTTTATGGTGATATCTGTCAATTTTCAGATTGTGAAAAATTAACTGCTCTGGTTATTGAACGCTATGGGCATATTGATGTTTTAGTTAACAATGCAGGGATAACGGTTGATTGCAGCCTTAAAAAAATGTCGCCTGAGCAATGGCAACAAGTTGTGGATGCAAATTTAACCAGCGTTTTTAATATGACCCGTAATATTATCCCGCATATGATTGAACAAAATTATGGTCGGGTTATAAATATTTCTTCTATTAATGGGCGTAAAGGGCAATTTGGTCAGTGTAATTATGCAGCAACAAAAGCAGCGCTCTTCGGATTTAGTAAGAGCTTAGCTTTAGAAGTTGCAAGCAAAGGCATTACCGTTAACACGATTTCACCTGGTTATATTGAAACCAGTATGTTAACGAGTATGAAAGACGACGTTTTAAAAAGTATTATAGCGAATATTCCCATTGGCCGCTTAGGTAAGCCAAGTGAAGTTGCGAATGCGGTGGCCTTTTTTGCGGCAGCAGAAGCAAGTTTTATTACTGGCGCGAATTTAGATATAAATGGCGGCCAATATATGTAA